A genome region from Nitrospira sp. includes the following:
- a CDS encoding HlyD family efflux transporter periplasmic adaptor subunit, with the protein MAGPGSVSSPQERKLPPLRKHLQFLRGAPTPDGVPTWTIVDPVRNKYFQIQWQVYQLLQRWSCGTVEQLVAVISRETTSRIGAEDVEDLVRFLYANNLTEQSASGHTKDYVEQEAARHHAWWQWLLHHYLFIKIPLMRPHRFLQATLPLVAPFYTPMAAWFFGIVGVVGLFLVGQQWETFLSTFLHFFSWRGAMMYGAVFCAVKVVHELGHAYTATRFGCRVPTIGVALMVMMPVLYSDISDSYRLSSRRKRMWIAGAGVIAELGLASVATLLWAFLPDGLFRSVVFVAATTSWVMSLAVNLNPLMRFDGYYLLADGLGLPNLQDRAFVFGQWQLRELLFAPAASPPEAVGASTRRVLVWYAWCIWLYRLVLFTGIALTVYHYFFKVLGVLLFLVEILFFICLPIWREVTGWWSRRAAFARTSRFLVTMSVFATLLLLAWIPWSSRVAIPGVLQAGSYATVYPPAPGRIVSVSMHAGQAVRAGDTLLVLENPKLAKDARLARTQADLLDFRLQRQAGYAEDRDRAQVLAESLRSKLAELDGFDEKQQRLVLQAPMDGVVVDQADALYPGRWINEKLAVAYVVNAQTAIVAALAPVEDLDVLAVGQEALFIPNDVTRETVRARVTEIRDIDEQDFSMPYLASIYGGAVPVRKDPHGRLQAEQSVYRIELKVLDDGMQADQAVTGLLHVTGKTQSVAARVWDRIVAVMIRESGF; encoded by the coding sequence ATGGCCGGGCCCGGGTCAGTCTCCTCTCCACAAGAACGCAAGTTGCCCCCGCTGCGGAAGCATCTGCAGTTTCTCCGGGGGGCACCCACACCGGACGGGGTGCCGACCTGGACGATCGTCGATCCTGTCCGTAATAAATACTTTCAGATTCAGTGGCAGGTCTATCAGCTCTTGCAGCGCTGGTCATGCGGGACGGTGGAGCAGCTGGTCGCGGTGATCAGCCGTGAGACCACGTCGCGCATCGGCGCAGAAGACGTCGAGGATTTGGTCAGGTTTCTGTATGCCAACAACCTGACCGAGCAGTCCGCAAGCGGTCACACCAAAGACTATGTCGAGCAGGAGGCCGCGCGCCATCATGCCTGGTGGCAGTGGTTGCTGCATCACTACCTGTTCATCAAGATTCCGTTGATGCGCCCGCATCGCTTTTTGCAGGCCACGCTGCCGCTGGTGGCGCCGTTCTATACTCCGATGGCGGCCTGGTTCTTTGGAATCGTCGGCGTGGTCGGGTTGTTCCTCGTTGGGCAACAGTGGGAAACGTTTCTCTCGACGTTCTTGCACTTTTTCAGCTGGCGCGGGGCCATGATGTATGGCGCGGTGTTTTGCGCCGTGAAGGTCGTGCACGAATTGGGGCACGCGTATACGGCGACACGATTCGGGTGCCGCGTGCCCACCATCGGGGTGGCGTTGATGGTGATGATGCCGGTCTTGTATTCCGACATCAGCGACTCCTACCGACTGAGTTCTCGACGGAAGCGGATGTGGATTGCCGGGGCCGGGGTGATCGCTGAACTCGGACTCGCCTCGGTCGCGACGCTCTTGTGGGCGTTTTTGCCGGACGGATTGTTCCGGAGCGTGGTCTTCGTCGCCGCAACAACAAGCTGGGTCATGAGTCTGGCAGTGAACCTCAACCCATTGATGAGGTTTGATGGCTACTATTTGCTGGCGGATGGCCTGGGGCTGCCGAATCTTCAGGATCGCGCGTTTGTCTTTGGTCAATGGCAACTGCGGGAGTTGCTCTTCGCGCCCGCCGCCTCTCCGCCTGAGGCGGTCGGGGCATCCACCAGGCGAGTGCTGGTCTGGTATGCCTGGTGCATCTGGCTCTACCGGTTGGTCCTGTTTACCGGCATTGCACTTACGGTCTACCACTACTTTTTCAAAGTGCTCGGTGTGCTGCTGTTTCTGGTCGAAATTCTTTTCTTCATCTGTCTGCCGATCTGGCGGGAGGTAACCGGGTGGTGGAGTCGCCGCGCGGCATTCGCCCGCACGAGCCGCTTTCTCGTGACGATGAGTGTCTTCGCTACGCTGCTCCTGCTTGCCTGGATTCCTTGGTCCAGCCGTGTGGCGATTCCGGGGGTGTTGCAAGCCGGCTCGTACGCCACGGTCTACCCTCCGGCGCCAGGTCGGATTGTGTCGGTCTCTATGCATGCGGGGCAGGCCGTGCGAGCCGGCGACACGTTGCTGGTGCTCGAAAATCCAAAGTTAGCCAAGGATGCCAGGTTGGCGCGGACCCAGGCCGATCTCCTGGATTTCAGGCTGCAGCGTCAAGCTGGGTACGCGGAGGATCGAGACCGCGCGCAGGTGCTTGCTGAATCGCTGCGCTCGAAACTGGCGGAGTTGGACGGCTTTGACGAGAAGCAGCAGCGCCTCGTGTTGCAGGCGCCCATGGATGGGGTGGTGGTCGATCAAGCCGATGCGCTCTATCCGGGACGGTGGATCAACGAAAAGCTGGCGGTCGCCTATGTCGTGAATGCGCAAACCGCCATCGTGGCCGCACTGGCGCCCGTGGAGGACTTGGACGTGCTGGCTGTAGGGCAGGAGGCTCTGTTTATTCCGAACGATGTCACTCGCGAGACCGTTCGTGCCCGAGTGACCGAAATTCGAGATATCGATGAGCAGGATTTTTCGATGCCCTACTTGGCGTCGATCTACGGTGGTGCCGTGCCCGTGCGAAAAGATCCGCATGGCCGGTTGCAGGCGGAGCAATCGGTCTATCGCATTGAACTTAAAGTATTGGATGATGGTATGCAGGCGGACCAGGCCGTGACCGGACTGCTCCATGTTACGGGCAAGACCCAGAGTGTGGCGGCTCGTGTCTGGGATCGGATCGTGGCGGTGATGATCCGGGAAAGTGGTTTCTGA